DNA from Microbacterium sp. SORGH_AS_0969:
GTCGTTGAAGACGTGGAACGCGACGCGCGCGCGGCCCGCGCGTCCCGACGCCGTGATGCCGCGAGCTGACAGCCGCGAGAGGGCTTCGCCGTCGGCATCCGGCCACGTGACGATCGCCGAGGGGCGTGCAGGCTGGGGGAGTCGGAGTCCTTCGCGGAATCGCGCCGCCAACCCCGTCGTGTGGGCGTAGACCTCCGTGATGTCGGCGTCGGCGAACATCTCGATCGCGGGAGCGGCCCCGACGAAGGCCTGCCAGGCGGGCGAGACGTCGAACCGGCGCGCGTCCGGCGCGAGGGTGCCGCCGGTTCCGTAGCACGACGCCCACGGATCGTCTCCCGAGTACCAGCCCGCCTGCACAGGCCGGAGCGACCGTGCAAAGTCGGGCCGCACGGTGAGGAAGCCCACGCCACGCGGGCAGCAGAGCCACTTGTACGCGTGACAGACTGTCGCGTCGAAGAGGGTGGCGTCGACCGGATGCCAGCCCGCGGCCTGCGTGAGATCGCACAGCGTGCGCGCCCCGACGCGGGCGGCCGCAGCGACGATCCCGGCGGCATCCGCGACTTCTCCCGTCGCCGACTGCACGAGGGAGAACGCCACCAGGGCGGTCTCGGCTCGCACGGCGTCGGCGAGATCGTCGAGCGGCACCGTGCGCAGACGAATACCTCGGCCCGCGTGCGCGAAGGGGGCGACGAGCGAGGCGAAGTCGCCCTCGGGGCACAGGACCTCGGCGCCGGCCGGCAGCGACGCGGCGATGAGGGACACCATCACCGAGGTCTGCGAGGCGATCGCGATGTCGCTCACGGGGGCGCGCACGAGGCGCGCGTACGCGGCGCGCGCATCCTCGACCGCGCGCGATGCGGCGGCGACATCGGGGCGACCGGATGCCGCGGCGTCGAGGTCCGCGCGCACGGCGCGCACGGTGGCGCGCGACGGGAGACCGACGGTGCAGGCGGCGAGATAGTCGCGGCCGCCGGCGAAGCGGGAGGCGAGGCTGCTCATGGATCCAGGTTCCCGCGGGGCGCGACATTGCACTAGAGCAGGTATTGCATGAGAAACATGCATTCTGCTTATGTGTGATGATGACCGACCAGGACGACGACCTCGACGCGCACTCGCTCCGCGTGGTGAAGGCCATCGCCGATACGGGCTCGATCACCGCGGCCGCCCATGCGCTGGGCTACAGCCAGCCGGCGGTGAGCCAACAACTGCGACGGCTCGAGCGGCGCGCGGGCACGCCCATCGTCGAGCGCGTCGGGCGCGGTGTGCGCCTGACGGAGGCCGGCCGTGTCCTCGCCCGGCACGCCGCCGTGGTGACGACGGCGCTCGAGGCCGCCGCCGGCGATCTCGCCGAGCTGCGTGGCCTGCGGGCCGGGCGCGTGCGCATCGCCGCGTTCCCGTCCGCCTCATCGACCGTCGTTCCCCGCGTCATCGCGTCGGTGACCGCGCGTCGCCCCGGCGTGTCGATCAGCTTCGTCGAAGCCGAGCCGCCCGAAGCGATCGTCGCTGTGCGCGAGGATCGCGCCGACATCGCCCTCACCTACAGCTATCCGGGGGATCGTCGAGAGCTCGACCTCGCCGCCAACGGCCTCTCGGTGCGCGCAGTCGGCGGAGACGACACGGTGCTCGTCCTGCCCGTCGACCACCCGGCTGCCGCCGGCCCCATCGACCTCTCGCGTCTCTCGGGCGAGCGGTGGATCGCGGGGTGCCCCCAGTGTCGCGGGCACCTGCTCGAAGCCTGTGCGCGAGCGGGCTTTGTCCCCGACATCGCCTTCGAGACCGACAACTACATCGCGGTCGAGAACCTCGTCGCACAGGGCGTGGGGG
Protein-coding regions in this window:
- a CDS encoding aminotransferase class V-fold PLP-dependent enzyme, with the translated sequence MSSLASRFAGGRDYLAACTVGLPSRATVRAVRADLDAAASGRPDVAAASRAVEDARAAYARLVRAPVSDIAIASQTSVMVSLIAASLPAGAEVLCPEGDFASLVAPFAHAGRGIRLRTVPLDDLADAVRAETALVAFSLVQSATGEVADAAGIVAAAARVGARTLCDLTQAAGWHPVDATLFDATVCHAYKWLCCPRGVGFLTVRPDFARSLRPVQAGWYSGDDPWASCYGTGGTLAPDARRFDVSPAWQAFVGAAPAIEMFADADITEVYAHTTGLAARFREGLRLPQPARPSAIVTWPDADGEALSRLSARGITASGRAGRARVAFHVFNDDGDVDRALRALGTTAVPAARPVALSYSI
- a CDS encoding LysR family transcriptional regulator, producing the protein MTDQDDDLDAHSLRVVKAIADTGSITAAAHALGYSQPAVSQQLRRLERRAGTPIVERVGRGVRLTEAGRVLARHAAVVTTALEAAAGDLAELRGLRAGRVRIAAFPSASSTVVPRVIASVTARRPGVSISFVEAEPPEAIVAVREDRADIALTYSYPGDRRELDLAANGLSVRAVGGDDTVLVLPVDHPAAAGPIDLSRLSGERWIAGCPQCRGHLLEACARAGFVPDIAFETDNYIAVENLVAQGVGVAILPRMAVASFPLLAGIAAPRLPDAEARTLHVVTARGAERVPAVGVALDVIAEVLAEYPLPSGP